The nucleotide sequence AGTCCAGCGACCGCCACCGCCGGGTTCCGCCGCCCTGGTCATAGCCCGGCCGTCTACGCCGGCATCGACCGCACCTACTCCGGGCGCCCTTCGTCGCACGCACCGAAACGACCAGCACCTGCCGGTCGTCGGCCTCCTCCCACGCCACATCGCACACCTGCAGTTGCTCGACACCGAGCAGCTTTCGCCATATCGTTACACCGCGCACACCGTGCTCCTGGATAGTGACTGACCCTAGATAAGCCAGAACCTATACGCAGCCCGGTGTGTCGCCCACAACCAGGGGTCAAACCACCCACGAGAACGTCACAAGAGCCTATCGTTGGGTCGTCCTTGTAGGAGATACCAGTCACTGTATTGGTGCGATTTGCGATAAAACGCAAATAGGGCTGCCAGTCAGTTCGGGTGGGTGTCTTGCCCGAATGTTGCAGGGACTGCGCGTAGCTACTCAGAGTGAGAATGATATGAATTCCGTTGGCGTGGGCCATAGCGATGAACCTGTCGACGCGCGTCCAGGTCGCCAAGGACATTGCATCGAACAGATTATGGTGTTTTGTCTCAAACTCCACGACAGCAAGGGTATTGATGTGAGCGGCCATTGCGAGCGCCACCTCCGCGGCTGGCCGATCATAGGTGCCATACGCAGTCCCGCCGTGGATGCTGAAGGAGTTGGCTTCCAGGCACAGTTGGATTCCGCAGCGGTGCAAAAAAGGATCAGGCTCGGGCGGACGAATCACGACCCACCCTGTTAGCAGGACGACACCGACCACGATGATGGAGACGAATAGTTTCCGTTCCGTCGTGAAGAATGGCCCGGGACTGTGCCTTGCGAATGCACTGATACCGACCTGGTCTGAGGTAATGCTGGCGGACCGAGGCGCCAGGGACGCCCGCCTATCCGGGAGAGTGCGGCGGCGGGGTTGACTCACTGCAACCGTCCAGACATACCCTGCGTGCCAGGATGAGTTGAGGCCAGCGGTTCATAGCAAGTCCGCCTGACGCAGGGCGAGATTCTGAGGTTCGTAGTGATGACAGCAGTGATGGTTCAGGATGAATCGGTGAGTACCGAAGGCCCGAGAGCGGGTGGTCCCAGACGGCGGCGGGCGTTCACCGTTGCGGAGAAGATCGAGCACCTGACGGCGTACGAGGTGGCCTGCACTGCCAGCGAGGGTGGTGGCGGTGCGTATCTGCGGGAGCAGGGCGTGTACTCCTCGCAGATCACCCAGTGGCGGCAGCTGCGCGATGCCGGGTTGCTGGCGGGGAAGAAGCCGGGTGAGAAGGTGGGCCGGCCCACCGCTGATCAGGCGGAGATTGCCCGGCTCACCAGGGAACTGGCGGTCGCCCATCGCCGGTTGGCGACAACTGAGGCAGCCCTGGGGATTATGGGAAAAGGTGCGCCACGGGCGCGGAGAGGGGCGCTGGTGGGTAGGTAGCGCCTCTTGATGTGTTGGCTGTGCATCTGATGAAGGCTTTGGCCCTTCGGTGTCGCCCTGCGTGGGGAGGCATCAAACCACCTCTGGGTGCTGGTCGGGTAAATACCAATGCCGTTAAGTTAGGGTCTCCTGACGTTTTCGTGGGTGGTTTAGCGTCCGGGAAGCGGCGGGCATAACCCGCCGCGGGTGAGCATTGCCATGGCTATCAACGCTTCTGGGCTGTGAAAGCCGTACGACCTGCGGGTCAAGGCCCGTAGGTGGGTGTTGGTGGCCTCGGATTGGGCGTTGCTCATGTGGTGGATCAGGGTGTTCCAAATCAGCTGCTGGAACCGCTTCAACGTTGCGGCCAGGGCGATGAAGCCGGGGAGTTGGGAGCGGCGGGCCCAGGCGATCCAGCCGGCCAGCAGTTCACGGCCGGCCTGGCCCTTGACCTGGAACACCGCGCGCAGTTGCTCCTTCAGCAGATACGCCCGATACAGATGCCGGTTGGTCTGGGCGATCGAGGCGACCGGCCCGCGTTGCTCCGGGGACAGGTCCGCCGGGTTTTTCAGCAATGCCCAGCGGCTGCCCTTCACCGACGACGCCTGCGCAGAGCTACTGTTACCCCGCAGCGTGTTCCACGTCTGACGACGGACCTTGTCCAACTCCCGGGTGGCCCACCCCACGATATGAAACGGATCCAATCCCAGCACCGCCTGCGGCGCGCGGGCCGTCACGGTGTCGTGGATCCACTGCGCCCCGTCGGCCGAGACGTGCGTCAACGCCGCCGCCCGTTCTGGGCCGAGTTGGTC is from Nakamurella sp. PAMC28650 and encodes:
- a CDS encoding ISL3 family transposase, coding for MRGVTIWRKLLGVEQLQVCDVAWEEADDRQVLVVSVRATKGARSRCSRCRRRRPGYDQGGGTRRWRSLDWGSTMVFLQAAAPRVNCRTHGVVVAAVPWARPGARATRAFEDQCAWLAAHTASSVVAQLMRTSWRHVSAIIEHVVADGLAGRDVLAGLQRIGIDEISHRKGQRYLTCVVDQDSGRLVWAAPGRNSDTLGRFFDQLGPERAAALTHVSADGAQWIHDTVTARAPQAVLGLDPFHIVGWATRELDKVRRQTWNTLRGNSSSAQASSVKGSRWALLKNPADLSPEQRGPVASIAQTNRHLYRAYLLKEQLRAVFQVKGQAGRELLAGWIAWARRSQLPGFIALAATLKRFQQLIWNTLIHHMSNAQSEATNTHLRALTRRSYGFHSPEALIAMAMLTRGGLCPPLPGR